The following DNA comes from Brassica oleracea var. oleracea cultivar TO1000 chromosome C5, BOL, whole genome shotgun sequence.
CAAGTATACTACACGGGATGATCAATTGCCAAGTTTTTAGAATATAAAGTAGGGTACTATAAAAAATAACTTTGTACTTTATAACATGAGCCAATATGGAAACCATAAAGACAAACATGTAATTTTGAAAAGCATATCCAAATTTTTATAGCTCGAAAAAATTAGTATAAATAATTGTAATTAAAATCTTATATTTTGCGATTTGTCTATGTTTATGCATGACACGTGACAACGTTCTGAAATTTGACAGACGCGCATTTAAAAGAAAAGATGAAGACTCAGAATATTGCTTCCAATTTTTTAAAAAGATATCTCATACAATCAATATATTATACAATAATAATCATAAGAGATTCATCGATCCTTATTTGTAACTCTTATTAGGGGAAAACAATTTGGCAAAAAAAAACTCTTATTAGGGGAAAACAAAACATCTTCATGATTTGGATTTGTATGACAGCACCCATATAGATTTGGATTTGTATGACAAACCGCCTTATTGTATAAAGGTCTTATAATTATTTGAGGGTTATAAACTGGAAAGATTCGCCGTCATGCATGTTGTTGCTTAGCCTAATCTTCCTTAGTTCTCCATCGCTGATAGGCTTGTATAGACGTGGATGTTCAAGATCCACAAATTCACTTGGAGGTTTAACAACTTCATCCATTGGTATTAATAGGAAGGTGGAGATGGTAATCCTCATTTTTGCTTCTTTGCATTGCACTCTATGCTTCACATTGCACAGCCTCCCATTGCTCCATATCTATTAAGAAAGTTACAAAAACCAACAACTAAAACCGAGTTTTTGTGGTTTAAAGTCAAAACATTATTATTAGTGATGATTTTTTTTTTCTTACCTTAGCCATGTCACCAAGGTTGACAGTAAGTGTGTTTGGTGACGTGTTTATGGGGTAATAGGTTCCTGAAGAATGGTCCATGGCCTCAAGTCCACCAACATTGTCATCACCGTGAACAATTGTTAAAAATCCAGGATCCGTGTGTGTTATCAAACCATTTTTACCAACTGTTTCAGGATTGAAATGATATTTGCTAATCCGAAACTGGCTCGGCCATTCTTTACATATATCGGGATCCGCTAATTCATAACTCTTTGCTAACATCCTTGTTAAATCTTTTGCAAGACCATCCATAACTTTGCCATACTTCATCATGATCTCTCTACAACCAAAAAAAAAAGAAAACAAAAATCCGAGAACCGTCAAGACATATAGGATCAATGATCCATCATAAACCGGATATTTATTTAACAAAACCATTGAACCGAAAAGCAGCTTAGGTACACATAACAAGAATCCTTGGAGGCAAAAAGAATAAAAACAAAGAACAGATGTAAGACCATCTCATATTATATATATAGACAAAGAATTTTATAATAGAGATCTCTAACATATATTATTGTGTATTAATATATTTTATATTTAAAATGGAATATAGAGAAATATTATTTGCTATTTAAATATAGAGAAAATAGAGATTACTATTTTTGTAAAAAAATGGTTTGAAGTAGATTCCCTTTATTATATAGATAAATATAGAGAAGATATACTAGAAATATTCTAAACGACAGTCATATAGGAGTGAAAAGCAAACGAACCTTTGTTCAGCAGAGGCCTCAAGTTTGTCACAAAAAGTGTTGATCGCTTGTGGAGAGGCGACGTCAAAAAGACCGAATGATTCATAAAGAGGATTTAACTCACTTCTAGACTTGTAACCACTTGCTAGTATCACATCAGTGTTTCGTATTTTCACCTCGTGTGGACGTTCATGGAGATCTGTAACAGTCTTCTTCATCTCAGACAGCAAAGACGAAGAAACTCCATGGTTCATCACCTTGAAACATCCCCATCTCTCACTCGCCTCACGTATCTGCTGGTTCAGCTTCTCATCCGGAACCCCTTTCAAGTCTATTGTCGGAATGACTTCATTGAGATCAGCCATTATGTTTTCTCTCAGTAACTATAGGATAGGTTTTGTTTTCTGTCTTCAGGACAAGCCATTGCACAAACTTATATAGAAGACCATCCTCCAAGAGAATGACATAACTAATGATGTACGGTGTATGAATTAAA
Coding sequences within:
- the LOC106292763 gene encoding 2-oxoglutarate-dependent dioxygenase DAO-like; translation: MADLNEVIPTIDLKGVPDEKLNQQIREASERWGCFKVMNHGVSSSLLSEMKKTVTDLHERPHEVKIRNTDVILASGYKSRSELNPLYESFGLFDVASPQAINTFCDKLEASAEQREIMMKYGKVMDGLAKDLTRMLAKSYELADPDICKEWPSQFRISKYHFNPETVGKNGLITHTDPGFLTIVHGDDNVGGLEAMDHSSGTYYPINTSPNTLTVNLGDMAKIWSNGRLCNVKHRVQCKEAKMRITISTFLLIPMDEVVKPPSEFVDLEHPRLYKPISDGELRKIRLSNNMHDGESFQFITLK